The DNA window ACCGATACCGAGCGAGGTGATGCCGGCGAGGCTGAGGGCGAATTTCTGAACAGGTTTCATTGGATTTGCTCCGATTTGGGATGGAGGTGAGGGTCAGGCCGCGGCGGGCCAGGTGCCCTCCCGGGCGGCCTCCGTGGCGAACTCGGCGAAGTCGCGCGGCGGACGGCCGAGGGCCTGCATGACACCATCGCTCGTGTGGGCGTTGCGACCGTCCAGCGTCTCGCGCGCGATCGCGGTGAAGACGTTCGCCACGAAATCGCCACCCGCTGCCGCGACATTCGCATGGAAGTCGTCGTAGCTGATGGGGATATGCTGGATCGGGCGACCTACGGCCTGGCCCAGCACCTCGGCCATCTCGGCGAAGGTCATCAGGCGCGGGCCGGTCACTTCGTAGAGCCTGCCTCGGTGGCCCGCTTCGGATAGTGCCGCGACCGCCACGTCGGCGATATCCTCGATGTCGATGATCGGTTCCGCGATGTCGCCGCCGGGCATCGGCAGCACGCCGGCCAGGATCGGTTCGCGCAGGTAGCCTTCGGAAAAGTTCTGCGCGAACCAGGCGGCTCGGACGAGCGTGAAGTCGATCCCGGAGTTGCGCACGACCTCTTCACCCAGCCGTGCATGGTGCTCGCCCCTTCCCGACAGAAGGACGATGTGCTCAACGCCCGCGTCTTTCGCGGTCTCGACGAGGGACTCGAGCTTTTCGACGGCGCCGGGGAAAGCGAGATCGGGGAAGTAGGTGACGTAGGCTGCCCGGACACCG is part of the Roseobacter ponti genome and encodes:
- a CDS encoding NAD(P)H-binding protein encodes the protein MQPNPNLVIGATGKTGARVAAKLEAKGLPVRRGSRSSAIPFDWESPETWAPALSGVRAAYVTYFPDLAFPGAVEKLESLVETAKDAGVEHIVLLSGRGEHHARLGEEVVRNSGIDFTLVRAAWFAQNFSEGYLREPILAGVLPMPGGDIAEPIIDIEDIADVAVAALSEAGHRGRLYEVTGPRLMTFAEMAEVLGQAVGRPIQHIPISYDDFHANVAAAGGDFVANVFTAIARETLDGRNAHTSDGVMQALGRPPRDFAEFATEAAREGTWPAAA